In one window of Deltaproteobacteria bacterium DNA:
- a CDS encoding mechanosensitive ion channel family protein, with the protein MFEKIVDSVHKWLPDVWALVSKSKVTGAAIIMAAALFLAKLVDLFTQRVLFSLVRRSKIRLDDAILKAVHRPTWLTIVLLGALASVRWLGPRPPFEFILVGLLKSIMVLMWALAVNRVFHRISVDWVHHWQQAGRQGIEIIRLGENLAKVLVLAGAAFWLLSIWQINVTPLLASAGIAGVAVALAAKETLANFFGGVSVFLDQPFRMGDYIILDSGERGEVVEIGLRSTRILTRDDVQISIPNSIIANTKVVNESAPQPRFRVRLKVGVAYGSDVEEVEEVLLGVARQNSLLVRHPEPRVRFRTFGDSSLDFELLCWVEDPREKGKVMHQLNCEIYKALNKAGIEIPYPQRDVHLYTHGRWRQKEAKAELAVARQDSD; encoded by the coding sequence ATGTTTGAGAAAATTGTGGATAGTGTGCACAAGTGGCTGCCTGACGTCTGGGCCTTAGTAAGCAAGTCTAAGGTAACAGGTGCCGCGATCATAATGGCTGCAGCCCTTTTTCTTGCAAAGCTGGTGGATTTGTTCACTCAGCGGGTGCTGTTTTCACTGGTGCGCAGGTCAAAGATTCGTCTTGATGATGCAATCTTGAAGGCAGTACATCGCCCTACCTGGCTGACTATCGTCCTCCTTGGTGCTCTTGCTTCTGTGCGCTGGCTCGGCCCCCGGCCGCCTTTCGAATTTATTCTGGTGGGTCTGCTGAAAAGCATAATGGTATTGATGTGGGCGCTGGCCGTCAACAGGGTGTTCCACCGCATAAGTGTTGATTGGGTGCACCACTGGCAACAGGCTGGCAGGCAGGGGATCGAGATTATCCGCCTGGGTGAGAACCTTGCCAAGGTACTGGTCTTGGCCGGGGCAGCCTTCTGGCTGCTTTCCATATGGCAGATAAATGTGACCCCGCTGCTGGCATCCGCTGGAATCGCCGGCGTGGCAGTGGCTCTGGCTGCCAAGGAAACGCTTGCCAATTTCTTCGGCGGCGTCAGCGTCTTTCTGGATCAGCCTTTCAGGATGGGCGACTACATTATTCTCGATTCAGGTGAACGGGGCGAAGTTGTGGAAATAGGGCTGCGAAGCACCAGGATTCTTACCAGAGACGATGTTCAGATATCCATTCCCAACTCGATTATCGCCAACACCAAGGTTGTCAATGAAAGCGCCCCACAGCCTCGCTTCAGGGTGCGGCTCAAGGTGGGCGTAGCCTATGGATCTGATGTGGAGGAAGTGGAAGAGGTGCTCCTCGGGGTGGCTCGGCAGAACTCCCTCCTGGTGCGCCATCCAGAGCCGAGAGTCAGGTTTCGCACCTTTGGCGACTCCTCTCTCGATTTTGAACTGCTCTGCTGGGTGGAAGATCCCCGAGAAAAGGGCAAAGTGATGCACCAGTTGAATTGTGAGATCTACAAGGCTCTCAATAAGGCTGGCATCGAGATTCCTTACCCACAAAGAGATGTGCACCTTTACACCCATGGCCGCTGGCGCCAGAAAGAGGCCAAAGCTGAGCTCGCTGTTGCTCGACAGGACTCTGACTGA
- a CDS encoding DNA polymerase III subunit alpha, with protein MFSHLHVHSCYSFMHGASHVDALVAAARDRGISHLALTDTNGFYGLPFFLEAARREGIAPVVGVELTARDGQALLLAKTPESYPCLSELVSRCHLEDAFSLRAALATGLPGVAVLSADLELLSVLEGKAELHVEICPGQKGEMPLRFAREHDLPLVATNRVYFADANDYELHCLLRAIDLNTTLANLPPGEVASPEQWLKGEKDMACHFPHCPEAMAGAARLAQHCHTDWQFAQRIFPHYRDQQHDHFELLQRKCLQGVEQRYGAMNPAVKERLQEELALIRDKGFTDYFLIVADIVRRAPITCGRGSAAASLVSYLLGITHVDPVRHQLYFGRFLSPNRRDLPDIDVDFPWDERDEVLDFVEKTYGRERLAMVANHVGFRARAAVREVAKVYGIPAAEIARVTRRLSSFSAPGKISQRLASHPKFQGVRLEPPWPEIFRLAARLEGIPRHISVHCGGTVIVPEKVSSHVPVQLAPKGVRVIQWEKEQTEAAGLVKIDLLGNRSLAVIRDTLAAIHANSGRRISYAELNPLDDPATQRLLARGETMGVFYVESPAMRRLQQMTGRGDYQHLVIHSSIIRPAANRYVLEYVRRLKGIPYKSIHPLLDRVLEETYGIMVYQEDVSRVAMELAGFDAAEADCLRKTLTKKSRQQLPDYRQRFYRGCRRRGVPQRVIDAVWQMMESFGGYSFCKPHSASYALVSFKSAYLKAHYPAEFMAAVISNGGGYYSTFAYISEARRLGLEVRGPDINKSELDYVGKNRTLRVGLKQLQGLSRQLQEKIREKRQQGGPFCSLVDFRQRVNPEPAACRLLVQSGSLDSIAGNLNRPQMLWWFYGHRQPRLAVGSVLLFPRMTPSSGCPAIADYDCLTKLRHQQETMGFILSVHPLRCYAKKKIAASGRQVVPAKQLSRHVGRRVTVAAWSITGKEILTRAGEAMEFVSFEDETGIFEATFFPAAYRRYCQIIDMNRAYLLKGRVTEEEGAISLNVEKIWRL; from the coding sequence ATGTTCAGCCATCTACACGTGCATTCCTGTTATTCCTTTATGCATGGCGCGAGCCACGTGGACGCCCTGGTGGCAGCAGCCCGTGACCGGGGCATAAGCCATCTGGCCCTCACCGACACCAATGGTTTCTACGGCTTGCCTTTTTTCCTCGAAGCAGCGAGGAGAGAAGGCATTGCCCCTGTTGTGGGAGTAGAGCTGACAGCCCGGGATGGACAGGCCCTGCTGCTGGCGAAAACCCCGGAGAGTTATCCCTGCCTGAGTGAGCTGGTAAGCCGCTGTCACCTGGAGGATGCCTTCTCACTCAGAGCTGCTCTGGCTACTGGATTGCCGGGCGTGGCCGTGCTGAGTGCAGACCTGGAATTACTTTCCGTCCTGGAAGGCAAGGCCGAGCTCCATGTGGAGATATGCCCGGGGCAGAAAGGGGAGATGCCTTTGCGTTTTGCCCGGGAGCATGACCTGCCGCTGGTGGCCACAAATCGGGTCTATTTTGCTGACGCAAACGACTACGAGCTCCATTGCCTGTTGCGCGCCATTGATCTCAATACCACGCTTGCCAACTTGCCCCCGGGAGAAGTTGCCAGCCCTGAGCAATGGTTGAAGGGAGAGAAGGATATGGCCTGCCACTTTCCCCATTGTCCAGAGGCAATGGCAGGGGCAGCGCGGCTGGCGCAACACTGCCACACAGATTGGCAATTTGCCCAGCGAATCTTTCCCCATTACCGGGATCAACAACATGACCACTTCGAATTGCTGCAGCGTAAATGTCTCCAGGGGGTGGAACAGCGGTATGGCGCCATGAATCCTGCGGTAAAGGAGCGCCTGCAGGAGGAGCTTGCTCTGATCAGGGACAAAGGATTTACTGACTATTTCCTGATAGTAGCCGACATTGTCCGCCGGGCCCCAATCACCTGCGGCCGGGGCAGTGCTGCTGCCAGCCTGGTGAGCTACCTGCTTGGCATCACTCACGTTGATCCTGTGCGACACCAGCTCTACTTCGGCCGCTTTCTCAGTCCGAACCGCCGGGATCTTCCCGACATCGATGTGGACTTCCCCTGGGACGAACGAGATGAAGTCCTGGATTTCGTGGAAAAGACTTATGGCAGAGAGCGCCTCGCCATGGTGGCCAATCATGTGGGTTTTCGAGCCAGAGCCGCGGTGCGGGAGGTGGCCAAGGTGTATGGCATCCCGGCAGCCGAGATCGCCCGGGTAACCCGGCGTCTCTCCTCTTTCAGCGCGCCAGGCAAAATATCACAGCGGCTGGCCTCCCACCCTAAGTTCCAGGGGGTTCGGCTGGAGCCGCCCTGGCCCGAGATCTTCAGACTGGCTGCCCGCCTGGAAGGCATTCCACGGCATATCTCGGTGCACTGTGGCGGCACAGTCATCGTTCCGGAAAAGGTCTCTTCCCATGTGCCGGTTCAGCTGGCGCCCAAGGGGGTGCGGGTGATTCAGTGGGAAAAAGAACAGACAGAAGCTGCTGGCCTGGTGAAAATCGACCTGCTGGGAAATCGGTCCCTCGCAGTAATAAGGGACACCCTTGCCGCCATTCATGCCAACAGTGGTCGAAGAATCTCTTATGCTGAACTCAACCCTCTGGACGACCCGGCAACGCAGAGGCTGCTGGCTAGAGGAGAGACCATGGGAGTCTTTTACGTTGAATCGCCGGCCATGCGGCGTCTGCAACAGATGACCGGTCGGGGAGACTACCAGCATCTCGTCATCCACTCTTCCATTATCAGACCCGCTGCCAACCGGTACGTCCTGGAGTACGTACGTCGGCTCAAAGGGATTCCCTACAAGAGTATCCATCCGCTGCTCGACAGGGTTCTCGAGGAGACTTACGGCATCATGGTTTACCAGGAAGACGTCTCCAGGGTGGCCATGGAGTTGGCCGGTTTCGATGCAGCCGAAGCTGACTGTTTGCGCAAGACCCTGACCAAAAAGAGTCGGCAGCAGCTGCCGGATTACCGCCAGCGATTTTATCGAGGATGCCGCCGCCGTGGTGTTCCTCAGAGAGTGATCGATGCAGTATGGCAGATGATGGAGTCTTTTGGAGGCTACAGCTTCTGCAAACCCCACTCTGCCAGCTATGCCCTGGTGAGCTTCAAGTCGGCATACCTCAAAGCGCACTATCCGGCCGAGTTCATGGCAGCAGTAATATCCAACGGTGGAGGCTATTATTCAACCTTTGCCTATATTTCTGAAGCAAGGCGCCTGGGACTCGAGGTGCGTGGGCCGGACATCAACAAAAGCGAGCTTGACTATGTGGGCAAAAATCGAACCCTGCGCGTAGGGTTGAAGCAGCTTCAGGGGCTTTCCCGGCAGCTGCAGGAAAAAATCAGAGAGAAACGGCAGCAGGGCGGTCCCTTTTGTTCCCTGGTGGATTTTCGCCAGAGAGTGAATCCGGAGCCGGCTGCCTGCCGCCTTCTGGTGCAAAGCGGCTCCCTGGACTCTATAGCTGGCAACCTCAACCGACCACAGATGCTCTGGTGGTTTTATGGCCACCGCCAGCCGCGGCTGGCGGTCGGCTCTGTTCTCCTGTTTCCCAGAATGACGCCCTCGTCTGGTTGTCCAGCAATAGCAGATTATGACTGCCTGACCAAGTTGCGACACCAGCAGGAAACCATGGGGTTTATCCTGTCTGTACATCCTCTGAGATGCTATGCAAAAAAAAAGATTGCCGCCTCTGGCCGGCAAGTTGTTCCTGCCAAGCAGCTCAGTCGTCATGTTGGCCGCCGGGTGACCGTGGCTGCCTGGTCCATAACCGGCAAGGAGATACTGACACGGGCGGGGGAGGCCATGGAGTTCGTCTCATTCGAGGATGAGACAGGCATATTCGAGGCGACTTTTTTCCCGGCAGCCTATCGACGCTACTGTCAAATCATCGACATGAACAGGGCGTATCTCCTTAAAGGGCGAGTCACAGAAGAAGAAGGAGCCATAAGTCTCAACGTGGAAAAGATCTGGAGATTGTAA
- the lexA gene encoding transcriptional repressor LexA — protein sequence MQLTEKQKSVYRYLEGYIRRRGCPPSYTEIRDHFGFRSLNSVVKHLKQLERKGYLESPWDNQKRALQLRPLRTTAATVPFLGRVAAGVPLEMIEVPETVEVPESLLAGGNNFALQVEGDSMVDEGIRHGDVLIIRKQNHAENGQTVVAQINGEATVKKFYQQGDQVELRPANEQMQSLKVAAAQVEIIGVVIGLMRHYKR from the coding sequence TTGCAATTGACAGAAAAACAGAAGAGTGTCTACCGCTATCTGGAGGGATATATTCGCCGCAGGGGTTGTCCGCCCTCATATACGGAGATCAGGGATCATTTTGGTTTTCGCTCCCTCAATTCGGTGGTAAAGCACCTCAAGCAGCTCGAACGCAAAGGATACCTCGAAAGCCCCTGGGATAATCAGAAACGGGCCTTGCAGCTGCGTCCCCTGCGCACCACTGCAGCGACTGTACCCTTCCTTGGCCGGGTGGCTGCCGGCGTTCCCCTCGAGATGATTGAAGTGCCCGAAACCGTCGAAGTTCCCGAGAGTTTGCTTGCCGGCGGCAATAATTTTGCCCTTCAGGTAGAGGGAGACTCCATGGTGGACGAAGGCATTCGCCATGGCGATGTGCTCATAATCCGCAAACAGAATCATGCGGAAAATGGGCAGACTGTAGTGGCGCAGATCAACGGTGAAGCAACGGTAAAGAAGTTTTACCAGCAGGGAGACCAGGTGGAGCTCCGACCAGCGAATGAGCAGATGCAGTCCTTGAAAGTGGCAGCTGCTCAGGTGGAGATCATCGGGGTGGTGATTGGCTTGATGAGGCACTATAAAAGATAA
- a CDS encoding aldehyde ferredoxin oxidoreductase family protein, which yields MKGYMHKIAYVDLGAPSVKVVQPAEETLREFIGGSGLAAKMLWDEKAYRVQPLAGGNPLIFMTGPFANTPALTSGRHAVVARSPLTGIFAESDAGGTWGASLKRAGFDGMVIVGESDRPVYLWVYDGRVEIRDAAHVWGKDTFATDEALRAETTDRAVSACIGPAGEKLVRLAAILNDGRAARAAGRCGLGAVMGAKKLKAITVYGKQETELADRKGLLRSLQQLASGIKKNLAGMTKFGTAGNVSSFERLGSLPLQNWKGSQRWEQEALQINGAAMAERFGTGTYGCEGCVVRCGREVRLHSSTYGDIEGAGPEYETLASLGSLCLVSDLEAVIAGNDLCNRYGVDTISAGALVAFAMEAFERGLISSKDTGGLELTWGNGRAMVAVLEMICENRGLGEILAKGVRQAAAIIGGEAEEFAVHGNGLELPMHDPRAYGSLALSYATSARGACHLASLSHAFERALTLPEIGLAELPDRLDPTDKGKLAATGQNVMGMLDSLKVCKFMLFGGLNLTHMLDWYEKIVGETMTLATFMLTGERIFNLKRLFNLGCGLEPSTADNISRRILELPKQAEGWETRLPAMEQLREDYYKHRGWNGQGIPTREKLQELGLEKEGGAVGVN from the coding sequence ATGAAGGGCTACATGCACAAGATTGCCTATGTCGACCTTGGCGCTCCCTCTGTGAAAGTTGTGCAGCCAGCAGAGGAGACCCTCAGAGAATTTATTGGCGGCAGCGGTCTGGCAGCAAAGATGCTGTGGGATGAGAAGGCATACAGGGTGCAGCCACTGGCTGGTGGAAATCCCCTGATTTTTATGACAGGACCTTTCGCCAACACTCCTGCCTTGACTTCTGGGAGACATGCAGTTGTGGCCCGCTCGCCGCTTACAGGCATTTTTGCCGAGTCAGATGCCGGCGGTACCTGGGGGGCGTCACTGAAGCGGGCAGGCTTTGACGGCATGGTCATTGTGGGGGAGTCGGATAGGCCGGTGTATCTCTGGGTTTATGACGGCAGGGTGGAAATCAGGGATGCGGCTCATGTGTGGGGCAAAGACACCTTTGCCACTGATGAGGCTCTGCGAGCTGAGACCACTGACAGAGCGGTATCAGCCTGCATAGGACCGGCCGGGGAAAAACTGGTGCGCCTGGCAGCAATCTTGAATGATGGCCGAGCGGCGCGAGCAGCGGGGCGCTGCGGCCTCGGGGCAGTGATGGGAGCAAAAAAGCTCAAAGCAATTACTGTATATGGCAAGCAAGAAACTGAGCTGGCTGACAGGAAAGGACTGCTTCGCTCTTTGCAGCAGTTGGCTTCCGGCATCAAGAAGAATCTGGCCGGCATGACGAAGTTTGGCACAGCAGGCAATGTGTCTTCTTTTGAAAGATTGGGCTCACTGCCCTTGCAGAATTGGAAGGGATCGCAGCGCTGGGAACAAGAGGCCTTGCAAATCAACGGCGCTGCCATGGCCGAACGTTTTGGCACGGGCACCTACGGCTGTGAGGGCTGCGTGGTGCGCTGCGGCCGCGAGGTTCGGCTCCACAGCAGCACCTACGGTGACATCGAAGGAGCGGGCCCTGAATACGAAACCCTCGCTTCCCTGGGATCCCTTTGCCTGGTGAGCGACCTCGAGGCAGTGATTGCTGGGAACGATCTCTGCAACCGCTATGGTGTTGACACAATTTCTGCAGGTGCCCTGGTGGCCTTTGCCATGGAAGCATTCGAAAGAGGACTCATCAGTTCGAAAGACACCGGCGGGTTGGAGCTCACCTGGGGTAATGGCAGGGCCATGGTGGCTGTGCTCGAAATGATTTGTGAGAATCGCGGCCTCGGCGAGATACTCGCCAAAGGAGTTCGGCAGGCTGCAGCAATCATCGGCGGCGAGGCTGAGGAATTTGCGGTGCACGGCAATGGCCTGGAGCTTCCCATGCACGATCCTCGCGCTTATGGCAGTCTGGCCCTGTCCTATGCCACCTCAGCAAGGGGCGCCTGCCATCTGGCCAGCCTGTCGCATGCATTTGAGAGGGCCCTCACTTTGCCGGAGATTGGCCTCGCCGAGCTTCCGGACCGCCTCGATCCTACAGACAAGGGCAAACTTGCTGCCACCGGTCAGAATGTCATGGGGATGCTCGATTCACTCAAAGTCTGCAAATTCATGCTTTTCGGCGGCCTGAACCTCACCCACATGTTGGACTGGTATGAAAAGATCGTTGGAGAGACCATGACATTGGCTACCTTTATGCTGACAGGAGAGAGGATTTTTAATCTCAAGCGGCTTTTCAACCTGGGGTGCGGCCTCGAGCCGAGCACAGCAGACAACATATCTCGACGGATTCTCGAGCTGCCGAAGCAGGCGGAAGGCTGGGAGACGCGGCTGCCAGCTATGGAGCAATTGCGTGAGGACTACTACAAACACCGGGGCTGGAACGGCCAGGGTATTCCTACTAGAGAAAAGCTGCAGGAGCTCGGGCTCGAAAAGGAAGGAGGAGCAGTAGGGGTTAACTGA
- the hpt gene encoding hypoxanthine phosphoribosyltransferase — MQSELLGKVYLSAAEIQGRVRELGKQVSDDYRGKELVLVGILRASFVFMADLVRAIDIPLSLDFMAISSYEAEEGSSGAVKILKDLDEPITDKHILIVEDIIDTGLTLGYLIRHLQARNPASVKICTLLDRTIRRIVPLPITYKGFEIPDIFVVGYGMDYQQLYRNLPSLHLCEVKI, encoded by the coding sequence GTGCAATCTGAATTGTTAGGAAAAGTATATCTGAGTGCTGCTGAAATCCAGGGGCGAGTCAGGGAACTCGGCAAGCAGGTTTCTGACGATTATCGTGGCAAAGAGCTGGTGCTCGTTGGTATTCTACGGGCCTCTTTCGTATTTATGGCGGATCTGGTCAGAGCAATCGACATTCCCCTGTCGCTCGACTTCATGGCAATATCGAGTTACGAGGCTGAAGAGGGTTCCTCAGGGGCTGTGAAAATACTGAAAGATCTGGACGAACCCATTACAGATAAACACATTCTCATAGTTGAAGATATAATCGACACCGGTCTCACCCTCGGCTATCTCATTCGCCACCTGCAGGCAAGAAATCCGGCGAGCGTCAAGATATGCACCCTTCTCGACCGGACAATCCGCCGCATCGTGCCGCTGCCAATCACCTATAAAGGATTCGAAATTCCCGATATCTTCGTGGTTGGCTATGGCATGGATTATCAACAACTTTACCGCAACCTGCCCTCACTGCACCTCTGTGAGGTCAAGATATGA
- a CDS encoding efflux RND transporter periplasmic adaptor subunit: MSGPSSSKLLHIPLYRCLFVAWTLVLLGSMAVLAQQRPPAAPVKVARVTSVKMRPQVTLIGNAEPSVTSVVAAEVEGLVKQFSAEEGTFLQKGDVIARLEATLLLKDLQAARANRTEVEARLNNARAELRRSAKLLATKAIADKKYTDDLAEVETLEARMMRMQAEIGRLQDEIAKKTIEAPFSGFVVEEHAQVGEWLSKGGPVITLADLKNIEVLVDVPERYISRVRVGDPVRVTVDALNPGTFQGKVIAVIPVGDTAARTFPVKVAVHNPDARIMGAMLCRVSLPLGEEQAVLAVPKDAVVNRGARYLLFTVENGKARPIPVGLGRAANSMIEVKGPVKEGMVVVVRGNERLRPGQPVQVIP, encoded by the coding sequence ATGAGTGGGCCTTCTTCTTCCAAGCTATTGCACATCCCCCTGTATCGCTGCCTGTTTGTCGCCTGGACCCTGGTGTTGCTGGGAAGCATGGCTGTTTTGGCTCAACAAAGACCACCAGCTGCTCCTGTCAAGGTGGCTCGGGTGACGTCCGTCAAGATGAGACCGCAGGTGACTCTCATCGGCAATGCAGAACCCAGCGTCACCAGTGTTGTAGCAGCAGAGGTCGAAGGCCTGGTAAAGCAGTTCAGCGCCGAAGAAGGTACTTTTTTACAAAAGGGAGACGTCATTGCCAGGCTGGAAGCTACCCTTCTACTCAAGGATCTCCAGGCAGCAAGGGCGAACAGGACTGAAGTAGAAGCCCGACTCAACAATGCCCGGGCCGAGCTTCGGCGTTCGGCTAAACTCCTTGCTACCAAAGCAATAGCCGACAAAAAGTATACCGACGATCTCGCAGAAGTGGAAACTCTAGAAGCACGGATGATGAGAATGCAGGCCGAAATAGGACGTCTCCAGGATGAGATCGCCAAGAAGACCATAGAGGCGCCGTTCAGCGGCTTTGTTGTCGAAGAGCACGCCCAGGTGGGAGAATGGCTGAGCAAAGGTGGGCCTGTTATAACTCTTGCCGATTTGAAAAACATCGAGGTGCTGGTGGATGTACCTGAGCGCTACATCTCGCGAGTCCGGGTGGGAGATCCCGTCAGGGTGACAGTGGATGCTCTGAATCCTGGAACCTTTCAGGGAAAAGTCATCGCTGTGATTCCTGTAGGAGACACTGCCGCTCGGACTTTTCCAGTCAAGGTCGCCGTGCACAATCCCGATGCCCGCATCATGGGTGCCATGCTCTGCAGGGTCAGTCTGCCATTGGGCGAGGAACAAGCCGTCCTTGCTGTTCCCAAGGACGCAGTGGTGAACAGGGGTGCTCGTTACCTGCTGTTTACTGTAGAAAATGGCAAAGCCCGCCCGATTCCTGTAGGTCTGGGAAGGGCAGCCAACAGCATGATCGAGGTAAAAGGCCCTGTCAAGGAGGGAATGGTGGTGGTGGTGCGCGGCAATGAAAGGCTCAGGCCTGGACAACCGGTGCAGGTCATACCCTAG